A region of the Nocardia asteroides genome:
GCGAAGATCACGATGAGCACCAGCGTGCCCGCGGCAAGGCCCGGTGCGAGCAGCGCGGCGAATCGGAAGATCGTGGCAGCTCGGGACGGCTTGCGCACGTCCGCGGGCGCGTTCACCGCGGCCGCGGCTTCGGCGGAGCCGGCCGCGGCCGCGTCCGCGTCGGGGCCGGTCCGGACCGGGACGACCCCGCGCGCACGTTTGATGAAGATCAGCAGCACCGGTCGCGAGCCGGCGATCAGCGCCGCGATGCAGATCAGGCCGGTGGGACCCGCCGCGAGCGAGAACGCGGCGATCAGCACGGCCACCGCGGCGGGCAGCAGCCGTCCGGTCGCGATGGCGCGTTCGATCGAGCACCAGGTGAGCAGCGCGCCCGCGGCGATCAGCGGCTCGGGGCGCAGACCGTTGTCGTAGGGCAGCCAGAAGGCGAGGAACACCAGGCCCGCCGTCCACAGCGCGACCTTGTTGCGCCGCACCCTGGCGCCGAGGCGCGGCAGCACCTCCCGGCTGATCACCAGCCAGCAGATCACCCCGGCCAGCAAGGTGGGCAGCCGCATCCACAGGCTGGCGTCGGAGATCCGCGCCATCCAGGCCAGCACCTCGTAGGACCAGCCGAACGGAGCCTCGGGCACCGCGAACCATCGGTAGTAATTCGCCATATAGCCCGCGTGCTCGGAGGCGCGCGCCATGTTCAGGATGTAGCCGTCATCGGAGGTGTTCGCCCCGATGACGTGCCACAGCGCCAATATCCCCAGCACGACGCCGTCCGCGGGAGTGACCCGCCACCAGTGCGCGGGCAGGAACCGCCGCGGTTTGCGTCCGTCGGTTGTGTCCAGCAGATGCAGTGCGACGAGAGCGACCAGCGTGAATACGGCGGCGGCGATCATCGCGGCCAGCTTCAGCGGCGACGGCGTCGAGGAGAAACGGGAGTCGATGTCGGCGTGCACCTGCGCGCCGGTGAGCCGCCCGGCGTCCAGATCGGTGAACACGCCCACCATCTGCGGCCGGATGTCCCGGGTGACCGTGGACCGGAACGGCGTGCCGTCCTGCCGGGTCACGCCGGTGAGTTCGGCGGTCGTCGCGGCGGCGTTCGACTCGATGTCTAGCGTGGCGCAGGAGCCGACCTCGGCCAGCGGCGCCGACAGCAGTGGGACGTCCCGCAGCACAACCGACAGCGCTCCGTCGGCGACCGAGACCACCAGCCCCTTGGTCGCCGCCTGACCGGAGGCCACCGGAGCGGTGGACAGCAGGGTGCCCGCCGCTCCGATCTCGCCCGTCAGCGAGCAGGGCAGCGTCGCGCGAAACCGCAGCGGCTCGTAGGACACCAGCGGCGCCGCGACGCTCGCCGCGCCGGGCTCGGGCCAGTCGAGGCTCGCCCGATCCTGCCGTACCGGCAGCAGCGGAGCCAGCAACGCCAGCAGGAATCCGAGAAGCCCGGAGACGAGGGCGATCCAGCGGATACGGGTGAACGCTCGAGAAGATCGGTCCGGTCGCACGGTGGTTGATGCTAGCTACCGTCCGGTGTGATCCCGACTGCCCCCGACGAGCGCAGCGTATGAACGTCCCAAAGCCATACGTCCTCGACTCGCGTCGGCGTGAATCCGAGCAGCTGGGTGACGGTCTCGCGCAGCACATCACCGTTCTTCGTCGCGGGCAGCACCAGGACGTCGGCGTGCCAGTACCGCAGGTCCTCCAGCGCGCGGGCACGCACGTCGGCGTCGATCGGCGGCACCACGCCGGTGTCCTGCGCCTGTACCAGCAGCGCGGTGGTCGGGCGGGTCTCGGGGCCGTAGATGCCTTTCCCGGTCGTGCTGGTCGGGCCGACGAAGTAACCACCCGCCAAGGGGAAGGAGAAGCCGGCGTCGGCTTGCCACCGCAGCGCCCGCGCGTCGGGCGGCCGGGGCGGCGGCACCATGACCACCGAGCCGTCGCCGACGTAGCGGCGGACCGTGCCGTCGGCGAAGAAATCCGGCGTCGGTGCGCGTTCGACCACCGGGAGGATGGTCGGCGTCAGCGGCAGCAGCGCACAGGCGACCGCGGCGAACCACGCGAGCGGCATCCAGTCTCCGGCCGATTGCCTCCAGGTGCGCACCGCCTGTTCGCTCGCCAGCGCGAGCACCACCGCGATGGCGGGGATCGCGGCCATGCTGAGCCTGCTCTCCAGCACCGTGTTCAGCAGCGGCACCTCTTCGGCCCACCGCCACGGCAGTTCGATGCCGGTCGGCTGTTTGCCGATGGTGGCGACCGCGCCCAGCGACAGCACGCCGAAGACCGCGATCACCACGCCCGCGGCACGCACCACACGGTCGCGCCACAGCAGTCCCAGCGTGAACACCACCACGAGCAGCAGCGGCCAGCCGAAGTACGCGTTCTGCTCGGTCGGGTTGATCGCCACGTTCTCCCCGGGCGCGAACACCCCGCCCAGCGATTCGGACGGGAACTGCACCAGCGCTTCGAGGTCGTTGCCCATCGGCCCGTGGTCGATCGAGCGATAGCTCTGCGGACCGAAGAACTGCCACCACAGCGGGATCTCGGCCAGCGCCAGCGTGATCACGGCGGCCAGCCCGAGGGTGGGGGTGATCCGCCGCGTCACGCGCAGCGCGGTGCCCGGCGCATGCAGGTAGTAGACGACCGCGAACAGCGAGAACGCGAGCACGAAGATCAACAGCGGTTCCTCGCCGAGCGCGATCTGCATGGCCACCAGCAGTCCGAGGACGACGGCATCGCGCACCCGTCCGTGCGGCCGGTCCGGCTCCGTCCCGGCCGCTCGTCGCGCCATCCGGATCAACCGGCCCGCGATGATCGGGAGCAGCAGCAAGACGACGAAGTTCGGGTGCGCGTTGGCGTGCGAGATCATTCCCGGCGCGAAGCCGCAGAACAGTCCCCCGATCACCGCCGCGACCCGTGCGTCGACGAGTTCCCGGGCGAAGAGGCGATACCAGGCGAACGCCGTCCCGGCCAGGCCGAGGGTGAGCACGAGCACGAACGTGACAGTGGGTCCGAAAAGCAGGGTGATCGGTGTGAGCGGCACGCCGACGCCGAACATGGCCGTATTGGCCATCATGTTCACCCCGGCCGGGAAGTTCTGCAGGTGCGTGCCGAGGGGGTTGCTCAGAGTCGCCACCGAGTGCGCCGTGACGGCGAAGAACCACTCCCACATCGTCTGGTCCTGACCGCTTTTGATCAGGTATCCGCTGTCGGTGTCGCGCCACTGGCCCGAGAGCACCGCCGCGGCCAGCGCAAGGTAGCCGACGCCGACGAGCGGATTGCCGCTGGTTCGAAGGCGGGGCGTCCGGCGGGCGCGCACGGGGCGGGTGAGCACTCCGGCCGCCGTCGCCTCGTCCGCCGCGACCGCGACCGCCGCCGATCCCGCCTCTTCGCCGGTCTCGACGTCCTGTGCTCGTGTCACCCGGGCATCACTCCTCGACAGCGCCTCCGTACCCAACCACGCTGTGCGTGGACCGACAAACGAGAGGAGTAACCACTTCGCGCGAGTTCAATCGCGGCGAATTCGGGGAGTGGCGGGGGTCAGGTCAGCGGCGGACGGTGACGAGGGTGAACGGCCCGATGTCGGTGGTGGTGAAACGCGCGTCGGCGAACAGTTCCTTGGGGAAG
Encoded here:
- a CDS encoding glycosyl transferase; amino-acid sequence: MTRAQDVETGEEAGSAAVAVAADEATAAGVLTRPVRARRTPRLRTSGNPLVGVGYLALAAAVLSGQWRDTDSGYLIKSGQDQTMWEWFFAVTAHSVATLSNPLGTHLQNFPAGVNMMANTAMFGVGVPLTPITLLFGPTVTFVLVLTLGLAGTAFAWYRLFARELVDARVAAVIGGLFCGFAPGMISHANAHPNFVVLLLLPIIAGRLIRMARRAAGTEPDRPHGRVRDAVVLGLLVAMQIALGEEPLLIFVLAFSLFAVVYYLHAPGTALRVTRRITPTLGLAAVITLALAEIPLWWQFFGPQSYRSIDHGPMGNDLEALVQFPSESLGGVFAPGENVAINPTEQNAYFGWPLLLVVVFTLGLLWRDRVVRAAGVVIAVFGVLSLGAVATIGKQPTGIELPWRWAEEVPLLNTVLESRLSMAAIPAIAVVLALASEQAVRTWRQSAGDWMPLAWFAAVACALLPLTPTILPVVERAPTPDFFADGTVRRYVGDGSVVMVPPPRPPDARALRWQADAGFSFPLAGGYFVGPTSTTGKGIYGPETRPTTALLVQAQDTGVVPPIDADVRARALEDLRYWHADVLVLPATKNGDVLRETVTQLLGFTPTRVEDVWLWDVHTLRSSGAVGITPDGS